The genomic interval CCATCCACAGTCTAGAAGGTTCTGCTCTGCCCTAAAGAGTCCTCCATTACAACGTCTGTTTAACGAGGGTAAAGTTACAGCTGGAGTCGGTACGGGAGGATGATTCACCCTCCGCAGGAACGGCCAGTCGGTGACTAACGCGCGTCTTCACACTGTAGACGTCAATATCAGCTCTAAAAATAGACCGTCTTGGAATGTGACCGGATGCTGCGTACTGTAGAATAcgaggttctctctctctctctctctctctctctctctctctctctctctctctctctcgctctcgctctcgctctctctctcgctctctctctctctcaacaccaGCCATGTTAGGGTCTTGTAGAGTTGTTTGTTGTAGAAATAATTGACCAGCTATTGTCTCCGTCATATCATTCTTATGTATCAGGCATAAACATTGAGCCAATGTTATTTGTAACGATGAGCCAATTACATTAAAGTATCAGTAATAGGATTAGTAACTGCTCACCGCAGACTGTTTATCCAATCAGCTTCATATAAGCACACGCTCTTCTCAGATGAACCGGGCTGGAGTCAGACATGCGGCCTGTAATcaatgtatgtctgtctgtctgtctgtctgtctgtctgaaggaatacattttattcattCTTAATCCAGGCATACAGGGGAACAACTCCAGTGACCAACGAAGCATATGCTGAAGAAACAGCATCTCAAAAAGCACACAGACATGAACAAAATCCCAACCCATCAGCAAATTTGATActgtctgtatgcatgtatgtatgtatgtatgaacaTATAGTATTACTTAGTTAAAGCCAGAAAGATAAAATATGTGTCTTAATGTATGTCTGTATATTTGAATGAAttaatatgtgtgtgcctgcatcatttgtatatattgtagcctatatgtgtatgtaggcctattaggaTCAGGTTGTTATTGTCTCCGATTTTTATTAACCTTTAAatgccattttttttattaagcatTTATTTAAACTAATCATTTGCTCTTAATTTGATTACCTTGTATGCCACACATGAAAAACCGGTCCTTGAGGTTTTCATCCTAATTACCGTTACGGGAGCGCATGCGCATTAAACAATCGGAAATGTGAATCACATCGCACAGAGAggaagcagagggagggagggggagcgagcgagcgagagagcgacagacagataGGTGGTCCATAGTGTAGAGAGTGATGGGACCTGGCTAACGGAACAGCAGCGAGTGATCACTCTCCCAGCCGGTAATGACAGGTAGAAGAGTATTGTTTTATTGCGATCAGCATGATTCATTCGTTATATCTTACACGATTAAGTTGCGTCTTTACCTCGCATTTAAAAGAGGACATTGCATTGCTTTCTTCTATGAATCGTAACCACTCTTCTGACGATGTCAAACTGTGGAAGTGAAATACGCgcaggaaataaataaacagcgGAGGAAATATGATCATGCGATTATTAAGTTTAAATAGATATTCTCTTCTGGGCGTCGATAGCCTCTTGCATATGCACTGCTTGTTTTGTGGCGTTCCTAACTGTATTAGGCCTACTTTGCATTGGATGACCTCTTAAAACGCACGCTTTGTGATTTGTTTCCCTTTTCGATCGATTTGTAAAACTGTATAACCTCGATTCGTTTTTAATGCGTCATGTTTAGAAGCGAAATGCAAAACATAAACCGTGCGTGTGTCTATTCGCGCCCCAAGGGGGTTGGGAGGACATGGGCTCTGTGTTCACGAGGCGTCACGCATGACGTCTGTGTTTTGAGGCTTTCTTCAGAGGACATTTCAGCACCATGGATAGCTCCATGTTCTAAACATAGAATATAACATCCCAACCGTCACACAAACGTGTTTTTACATTGATGAATCCATCAATCTTATCCAAAAGATTTAAAAGATTAAAGGATGGCTGATTTCAGATAACGTTTAGTTCATCGCAGCACTGAAATAGGGTATCAAGAGATTTCCTGCTGAGTAAAATGCACCAGCCTTTTTGTGATTCAATATAATACTTATAATAGCCTACGTATGCAAGTATCGATACATCTTTCTTATGACTTCTCGCAAAATATACATTTAACTACGTTTAACTACTAACAAATGTCCATGTGTCAACATAATGCAGAAAAGGCTTTCACATTATTAGCGTAGGCCTACTGGTAGTAGGGCTTCATTGACGGAGTATAGCCCCATGGGAGAGAACCAGTTCATACTCTTCACACAAGTTACTGATATACAAATTTTCTATTCTCTTGCAGTAACCAATGGCAACCGGTCAGTTATTTCTCACACCCTGAGATGAATAAGGGATGCTTCCGGCATACGCTGTTCAACCAATGTAACACCATTATATGCTTGTAGAATGTAATGGCTATGATGCATTTAAAAAACACTTCCACACTAacagggtagtgtgtgtgtgtgtgtgtgtgtgtgtgtgtgtgtgtgtgtgtgtgtgtgtgtgtgtgtatgtgtatgtgtatgtgtgtgtgtgtgtgtgtgtgtgcgtgtggtatgCCATCACAGCTGAATATCACTGTTGGCATTACAGACGCTGCTAAACTATCTTAGGGTTGAGGAGCAGTCTCTCTCTTTGACCTCTAATGTATCTTTGCATTAGCACAGACACTCTAGCAACCAACTGAGTTTCTGcagagttgtttgtgtgtgttgtagtgtatgCGCACGcgtgtctgtctgggtgtgtgtgtgtgtgttttaataacAGCCGAACGCAGCTGTGGCAACCAAAGGAAATTGAGATTCACCGGGAGCAGAACTGAGAGAGCAGTAATAGGAAATGCAATGAGCTGTAAAATACCAGGATCCCGAAGGATATGGCAGAAAGTACAAAACCTTGTAACAAATCCCAAAGAATCATTGTCTGGTAAAAGCTATTTGGGTCTTTATCGAACAGCCTATACAAAGTAACTGAGGCTTAACCTTTTGTTGTTTTCAGGTCAACTTTAAATTTCTAAAGTTTTCAGTTCATTAAACATAATTGCTGCTCATCAATGCTAACATATTTGTAACTACAGATACATTCATACAATCAATACTACCTATTCCAATCAATATTATGTTAATTATTGTGTTATGCAATGTCTTTTTTGAATAAATGGGGGTCCATTTTATTGCAGATGGGTCCCCACCTAAGGAGTGGTGCAACTCTGCATTCTATATGCATGCGTTAAAACATTGTGCTCGTGGTTGTAAATCGTGTGCTTGTTCATGTGTGAATTATGCTGCTGGGGAAGAGtgtgggagacacagagagagataaatgggCATAAGGGAGattgagatggagagaaaatatAAACAGAATATATAATTGACAGATTGAtcagacggagaaagagagacatagaaacagaaggagatggagagaggaaaaaCATTTTGGGTACATGGAAGGCAATGTGCCACAGATATTGATCCATGTTTGGCTATATCTTCCTTAAGGTCTTTACTGTACTCTACACCAGTCAAACATTGTGTATtttgctgcgtgtgtgtacatgtgggtgtgtgtgtgtgcagacagaAGGGAAGGATGACTTCTTGTCCTGAGATCTGTGGGTCGGAATACACTGAGCAAGCCCAGGCCGGGGTCAACTGCCAGCAGTACGGAGTTCGCTCATACCTACACCAGGTagacacgcacgtgcacatacacgcatgtacattcatgcacacacgttCATTCATGCATTCAAGGACGTGCTCATGCATGCacattcatgcacgcacacaatgcCTGCACGCCTACAGACACAAAGATTACTTGCATAAACAAATGTGAACAGAGGACCGCTGAAGGGTGACTCATCACATGGATTTCAGTCAGTAGAAATATTGTGTATTTCACTATTTCCATAATGGACACACAATTCTCCATTCAAACGCATGCATCCGCCTTTGGGCACATTTACGAGGTCTTTCATAACAAACTAACAAAGTGCTTACAGGCAGAACTATAAATCCAATCGGAGAAATAGAAAGTCAAACCTTTCTGGTTAGCAATGACATAAACATGTGTTGAATATGGCAATGACCTAAATCACTTTCTCCTGCACACTCCAGTTTTACGAGGAATGCACCGCCACGGTCTGGGAACGTGATGAAGATTTTCAGATTCAGAGATCGCCTAGTCGGTGGAGCTCTGTTCTCTGGAAGGTGAGAGTTCGGCCTCATGTCTGCCCTGGTGAAGGGCTCTCAGAAACAGCTCCTGTGCCATTTGGAATTCTGACCATTTCGGTTTGATATTAACAGCAATCCCAACATTCATTATAACATTTGTGAGACTAGCCTGGTTCACGCCCACTCCCGTTTCTCTCCCTTTAGGTCTGTCTCACGTTCGGAACCCTGATCATGTTAGCAGGACTCATAGCTCTCCTGGTGGGCTACGCAACGCCAGCCCGCATCGAGGCCTTCGGGGCAGATGACCTCCTCTTTGTCGACAGGTATCGTAGAGAGAACTGGGTCCGTTATACTCACTCAACGCCAGATCCTGTTTGGTTTACTAGTATCTCGGGTCGTTCAGGATTCTATACTGTTGTTTGCCAACCTGAAAATAGATATTAAGGTAAACTACGAAAGCCTCAAATACGCAATGACATTACATTGATTGTACAAGGAAAGGCATTTTGGCAACCAGTACAAAGCTGGAACAGTACAAGTAATTAAATTAGATGCAGTGTAGGTAATGGCGGATATATATACTTTACAGATTAAGTGGAATTCAATATCAATTAGTGGCAAGCAACATTTGGGCAGGGGCAGAATTGTTATTTATGTCTTTACAAGCTCAGTCAACAAACATTCTCACTGTAGCTTTTACTCACCAATAGCTGAAGCTTGGcaatgccatttctaacaaataaCGCTCAAATAGCTCCTAAATCTTACCCACAGCACCTTGCGTATTAAGGTAGGCTGCCAGGAAAATAATGTTTAGAGTAATAAAAATAGGCTACAATTCGATAGTATGCTACAAACAGCAATAAATATGTCTTCAAAAAAGCCAACTATGTTTTTCGAGAACATCAATTTTGGGTGTACTATTCTGGGCTGTGGAGGAAGGGGACCACAGTTTGGGTCATTTGCCATAAAGCTGTTTCCCAGcaacaccacaaacacattcaaaacaAAACCTTGCTCATATCACACTACTACTGCTTCTATAGTAACATAGGACTTGGTGAACTGTGCACACATTATGACTTCAGGACCCAATAACAAACTACATAAAAGTCAAAACCACATAGAAAACAGTACAGCTTGCATCTTAACATTATTCAAAGCTGAGTGTTTCTACTGCCAACTGTTAGGAACTGGCTCAGGTTAGGGAACAAAATAAGTATGTTTACAAAGAAATAGAGTTTCAAAGGTAAGCTGCAGTGTAGGTAATGGCGGATATATATACTTTACAGATTAAGTGGAATTCAATATCAATTAGTGGCAAGCAACATTTGGGCAGGGGCAGAATTGTTATTTATGTCTTTACAAGCTCAGTCAACAAACATTCTCACTATAGCTTTTACTCACCAATAGCTGAAGCTTGGcaatgccatttctaacaaataaCGCTCAAATAGCTCCTAAATCTTACCCACAGCACCTTGCGTATTAAGGTAGGCTGCCAGGAAAATAATGTTTAGAGTAATAAAAATAGGCTACAATTCGATAGTATGCTACAAACAGCAATAAATATGTCTTCAAAAAAGCCAACTATGTTTTTCGAGAACATCAATTTTGGGTGTACTATTCTGGGCTGTGGAGGAAGGGGACCACAGTTTGGGTCATTTGCCATAAAGCTGTTTCCCAGcaacaccacaaacacattcaaaacaAAACCTTGCTCATATCACACTACTACTGCTTCTATAGTAACATAGGACTTGGTGAACTGTGCACACATTATGACTTCAGGACCCAATAACAAACTACATAAAAGTCAAAACCACATAGAAAACAGTACAGCTTGCATCTTAACATTATTCAAAGCTGAGTGTTTCTACTGCCAACTGTTAGGAACTGGCTCAGGTTAGGGAACAAAATAAGTATGTTTACAAAGAAATAGAGTTTCAAAggttatttattatattcacagccacaaataaaatacaagcaaggacatacatgtatgcatgttATAAGTAATTCATCGTGTCTTTGAGTTAGTGGACTGAACAGTGTGTGAATGTTGAAATGAGAACATGTCATCGGTAACTTACTGGTGGAATCCTGAAATACAAAACAGATAAGAGCATCAGCTAGGGATTCAAACCAATGATCTGAAAAAGACTTGAGCACAGTTGAACCATCTCAGCAAAAGATCCCATCTCCCTCTGCCTATTGGCAAACCAGTTAGGACAGGACAGGCAGATATCACACAACCTACCTGAAGCAAATGGTTGCTTTTAGGGTTTAGGGTTGCCTGTCTACGACTTTTACAGCTCAACCAAAAACACTTTGAATATACCTTTgagacctccccccccctcagccctgcAAGTCCACTTCCTGCTAGGATGCATACCTGAAAGAGCAAACACCAGATGGACACGACAGGATCAGACCAATTAAAAAATTATAATCAACTAGGTCATATGGGAAAGCATCCTTAATCCCCCCATCCCAACTCATGAAAGGTCCTGGGAATTCAGCTCACAAAAGTAGTAGTCACTACAGGTGGAAATCAAGAACCCTTTCACCAAAAGCAAATGGCCTATGTTCTACATGTCAACCACAGCAAATGTAACTTAAAAGGTGACATTTTATTCCACCAGGGGTGAgcgtgattagccattacaaggtgttttgaaaatctgacttttctgacatcacaagtgggcgtgccCACCTAGATGTCTGTTGGAAAGATcattctaccagcctacccagcggTCTATAGCAAACGCTGCTCATCTATCCTTCTAGATGGACACgctcactagtgatgtcagatgAGGCATCACTcatctgacatcactagtgtaATCGGCTAataaaaacggcttgtaatcggctaatcaccctcacagctggtggcataatatgtcacaTTTAAGCTCTTGCCTTGCCCAATGTCAGTTATGCGAATTATTGCCCAAAAGCCATTCTTGCAGTGCACATGGCTTGCATAACGACACATGCTGGGTAGGCAGCCACACCACCTGGTACATTATTACCAGCCCCATTTGTGACCCAGAGATCGGCCATGTTTGCAGTAAGGTGCACTAATGCATCCCCTATCTATTGCCTGTTTATTCTACGTTTCTtaacatgccaccaggtgtggcgTGATTAGTCGTTataagccgttttggaaatctgccccttatgacatcacaggtgagcgtgtccacctagatctgtgctggatagatgtgcaacatttgctacagtccactgggtaggctggaagactgatctatccagcccacatctaggtggacacgcccacctgtgatgtcagaaggggaagatttccaaaacggcttgtaatggctaatcacatcgcacctggtggcatgccatgggacctttaaacaaatATTCATACATACATTCTATGACAAAGGATAAACAACACTTTTTAAACTGTCCAATGGTGTTTTAAATATGCCATTTATTCAGACATAACTTTTGACTTCCAACTGTGCTACAGTTGGAATTTTTTCCCAAACACCAAAAAACACTCCAAGAAACTCCAGTAAGTAAAACACAAGTAATCTAGGACAGACCCAAATAGCTCTACAAATACATTTCCAAAACACCACAACCAAACAGAATATTCCAAGACTCTCAACAGTGGCATTCAAGTCATTTGTTCTCAAATTGAACTACAATGAAATGCAATTAAAtttaaacaaccaaacaaacattaTCCTTGACAAACtttatataaacatacataatCATACAAACAAATCAGGGCAAAAATTACTAAACAATACAGAAATTTGACTTAACATCCCAAATCTTTGACAAAACATCCCTCAATTGCCTTGCAGGAATCGTGACATTACCTACTCTTCAATAGCTCCAGACATCATTGCAGAAAGTGCATGTTGAGTGTTTAGTGTTGAGAAACCTTGCAGGCGTGTGTGATCAGCTTTAATGACTACGGGGGGATGTGGCTATCAGTGAACAAGTTTGTGATTGGCATATGTTAACTTACGTGCATATACCATCAACAACCCTGGGTAATATATGGTCATATTTAGTATACATAAAGTATTAAATATAAAGTACACGACACAATCATAAATGTTACGATACACCCAAAAATATATTGATATTACAATCAAAactatatatttctttattttgctttcTTTTCTACTCCCCCAGCCATGCAGTGAGTTTCAACCGGGCTCTGGATGTTTGCAAGCTGACTGGAGCTGTGCTGTTCTGCGTGGGGGGAACCTCCATGGCCGTCGGGTTCCTGCTGTCTGCGTTCGCCAAGAGCTACTCCAAAGAAGAGCTGTACCTCCAGCACAAGTTTAAAGAGAGGCTGGGGACTGTTGGTATGCTAGCAAGCATTagatgtggttgttgttggccTTTTCTGTCGTTTGTTGCAGCTTTGCTTCACTCATGCTAGGTTCAGGATACTAATGCAATGCAAGGATTGTTGTGATGTATACAGTTCTGCTAAACGTCTTCCTTAATTCTTCAGGATTAGATGCATGATTCTTCATTGTCATGATAAAGAAGAATGAACATGGACTATTACACATCGTTCATatgcctcatagcataattgccatATTTTAAGGTTAGATGacttaggcagatagtgattatggaatgtaaaaccCACTCTGATTTGCTAAGGTTATGAACCAATGAGTCACTGGGATTCGGCCGCAttaggagagtagagttaggtaagatatcacaatttggccaaaatatgattTATGCTTGAGGATAACAACATTAAAAACATGTGTTGGTAATTTTAAAGCCACATGTGGCTTTTTCCACATGAATCAAAAACAAACGTAAACGTAATGAAATCCGATTTCGATTCAAACATTTGTGAACAACAAACTAAGGAACGTTCCGCAAACCCTTATTTCTCTGGCTAATGTCGCTGTGTGTTTTCCTCCTTGTTGCCATGACAGGTAATCCCATCACAAGATCTCCAACCCCTGGGGACGGGAAGGTTCCGGTCACTCTGTCTAAGGTTCAGAACATCCAGCCGCTGAGCAGGAAATCAGACACCTGACAGCCGCCCAAATGAAGTGATAACAtcaaggaaggaagaaagatagatatatagatacatagatatatatattggtgtgtgtgtgcgagtgtgtgtgtgtgtgtgtgtgtgtgtgtgcgcgtatgtttGAGTTCATTTTTGTGGCTTTTCGAAAGGTCATTTTACATCAGCGGGTGCTGCTGCTCTTTCCTTGGTCCATGGAAGGTTTAAGGAGGGCTCAATGAATAACTACTGAGCACAGCGATGGAATTATTCAAGTAGGCAGAAAGACAGCGCAAAATATCCCATACATCCGTCTTCAGAAGTAGCTTAGCCGCCATGGGGCCCTGTTTCCCTGTTCAAACCCCTAGTTGGGATTACAGACACGCACTCTGACCCAGACGATCCTATCTCTGATTGGATAACTGCTGACGACGGCCGCAGGAATCAAAATAAGACTAGAACAAACAGCAAACAAACAATCTGTTAGACGTGAGTTTGTAGAAGTgttagtgtgcttgtgtgcgcgcgcgtgtgtgtgtgtgtgcgcgtgtgtgtacacaaCTGCTTTTCATGGACACATTCCCATAGCATACATACCCAAAGTGGGGGCCATTCGTTATTGATTCCTCAAAAGCCGACCAAACTCGGACTAGAACACACGTGAGAGCAGACTTGACCTAATAGGAAGGGCACATGTCTCACTGACATTTTTATCCGGTCCACTAAAGGCCTCGGGCCCCGTCTCTGTCAGGGGATGATCAATAAACCAGATGAGACAGACGGCTATTGAAAAGGTGAACAAACGGGGGGCCTGGATGCGGCGGTGGGCCGATAGAGTCGTGTCCGTCAGTCCGCATTGCTGCCAACGAGAGCTTAGCAGAGACATAGTAGATAGAGAGCACGAGGTGATACAACAATTAGCATTGTTTCCCCCTGCTATGATTTCAGGATTTTAAAGCGGAAGCACtcccacatagacacacacacacagataaagatACACACATCCCCCACCtttcaaaatgttcaactttcCTCCACTATTAAATATTCATGCACAGGTGCACGCCTCTTcccctcacacccacacagtcCACCCACCCTTCTCCTCACATTACATATTAATTTGCGATCTCACAGAAAGGCAGGACAAACACACGCGAGGatgcagcagtagcagcatcCACAGCCATGAGAGTCATGTCAATGGAGATGACGGGATGCATAATAGATTGGTGAGAAGCAGAGAAGCAGAGTCGCCCCAGCATCGCTGCTGTCCACCACACCGACCATGATAACCATGAATGCATGATGGATTCATAAGTCACGGACATGCTCAGCTTGGGCGGACCCACATGTGCACTCCCATCATGAACCcgttttgaattgaattacagaGGCGGTGTGTTTGTCATGGATGGTGGCTCGGAGGCTGACGCCATGGTAACATCAGTCATGTAGTTGATGTACCAATGTCTTGcttgacatttattttcttatgtattatatttttattt from Gadus morhua chromosome 11, gadMor3.0, whole genome shotgun sequence carries:
- the nrsn1 gene encoding neurensin-1 isoform X2 produces the protein MTSCPEICGSEYTEQAQAGVNCQQYGVRSYLHQFYEECTATVWERDEDFQIQRSPSRWSSVLWKVCLTFGTLIMLAGLIALLVGYATPARIEAFGADDLLFVDSHAVSFNRALDVCKLTGAVLFCVGGTSMAVGFLLSAFAKSYSKEELYLQHKFKERLGTVGNPITRSPTPGDGKVPVTLSKVQNIQPLSRKSDT
- the nrsn1 gene encoding neurensin-1 isoform X1; this encodes MLPAYAVQPIQKGRMTSCPEICGSEYTEQAQAGVNCQQYGVRSYLHQFYEECTATVWERDEDFQIQRSPSRWSSVLWKVCLTFGTLIMLAGLIALLVGYATPARIEAFGADDLLFVDSHAVSFNRALDVCKLTGAVLFCVGGTSMAVGFLLSAFAKSYSKEELYLQHKFKERLGTVGNPITRSPTPGDGKVPVTLSKVQNIQPLSRKSDT